A single Methanocaldococcus bathoardescens DNA region contains:
- the valS gene encoding valine--tRNA ligase, translated as MEMPKDYNIEIEKQIQKKWEESKIYKFDEESKKPPYIIDTPPPYPTGRLHLGHALNWTYMDIIARYKRMKGFNVLFPQGWDCHGLPTEVKVEEIHGITKSDVDRHKFRELCIELTKENIEKMRRQIKSLGISIDWDREYITMTPEYIKKSQTAFVRMYKDGLIYRGKFPVNWCPRCQTAIAFAEVEYKERESKLNYIKFPAADGDGHLLIATTRPELMAACVAILVHPEDERYKHLIGKEFIVPLFGHKVKLLADEDVEKEFGTGAVMVCTFGDKTDVLWVNRHKLEIKKAIDEKGELTEIAGKYKGLKTEEARKIIIEDLKKEGYLVKQEPIKQNVGVCWRCKTPIEIIVTEQWFVNVRKLIPKVREIADEIKWVPEHMKIRLLNWIEDMDWDWVISRQRIFATPIPVWYCPKCGNVVVAKEEDLPIDPTKTGYVCDKCGNTDLIPETDVLDTWMDSSITPMVITKWLDDDKFFEKHYPVQLRPQGHDIIRTWAFYTIVKSIALTGKKPWNEIVINGMVFGEDGHKMSKSRGNVVEPDEIIAKYGADALRLWASNSVVGDDVQFLWKEVDYGYRFLRKFWNACRFAKMHISDDIIEELKKPMEISNPIDLWILSKLQKLIERVDRDLENYRFNTIVEIYKFVWHEFCDNYIEMVKYRLYGNDEEAKKEARWTLYYVIDKLVRLLCPFAPHFSDYMAEIYKIENLHFSFPEVDNKFINEEAERFGEIAKNTVISIRRFKANSGMALNAPLKYVEIYTEDEETYNALVKTAEDIKGTLKIEELKIIKGKPTLESKIVEIIPDKSKIGPEFKKNAKYVMDLIKNADEKTLEKIINEGLETEYGVIRKEHIKDVKRALFCEGEEVDSVDIEGVLAIAIIRK; from the coding sequence ATGGAGATGCCAAAGGATTACAACATAGAGATTGAGAAACAGATACAAAAAAAGTGGGAAGAAAGCAAAATCTACAAGTTTGATGAAGAGAGCAAAAAACCTCCATATATAATAGACACCCCTCCACCATATCCAACTGGTAGATTGCACTTAGGACATGCTTTAAACTGGACTTACATGGATATAATAGCGAGATACAAGAGAATGAAAGGATTTAACGTTTTATTCCCGCAAGGATGGGATTGTCATGGACTGCCAACAGAGGTTAAGGTTGAAGAGATACACGGCATAACAAAGTCAGATGTTGATAGGCATAAATTTAGAGAGTTGTGTATTGAATTAACAAAGGAAAACATTGAAAAAATGAGAAGACAGATAAAATCCTTAGGAATTTCTATTGATTGGGATAGAGAGTATATAACAATGACCCCAGAGTATATTAAAAAATCCCAAACTGCCTTTGTTAGGATGTATAAAGATGGGTTAATTTATAGGGGTAAATTCCCAGTAAATTGGTGTCCAAGATGTCAAACAGCTATTGCATTTGCTGAAGTTGAGTATAAAGAGAGAGAAAGTAAGCTAAACTATATAAAATTCCCAGCCGCTGATGGAGATGGGCATTTATTGATAGCAACAACAAGACCTGAATTAATGGCTGCGTGTGTTGCTATCTTAGTTCATCCAGAGGATGAAAGATATAAACATTTAATTGGAAAAGAGTTTATAGTTCCATTGTTTGGGCATAAGGTTAAGTTATTGGCTGATGAGGATGTAGAGAAAGAATTTGGGACAGGAGCAGTTATGGTTTGTACATTTGGGGATAAGACAGACGTTTTATGGGTTAATAGGCATAAATTGGAGATTAAGAAGGCAATTGATGAGAAGGGAGAGCTAACAGAAATTGCTGGAAAATATAAAGGGTTAAAAACAGAAGAAGCAAGAAAAATAATCATTGAGGATTTAAAGAAAGAGGGCTATTTAGTTAAGCAAGAACCAATAAAACAGAATGTTGGTGTTTGTTGGAGATGTAAAACACCAATTGAAATTATTGTTACTGAACAGTGGTTTGTTAATGTTAGAAAACTCATCCCAAAGGTTAGAGAGATAGCTGATGAAATTAAATGGGTTCCAGAGCACATGAAAATTAGACTGCTGAATTGGATTGAGGATATGGATTGGGACTGGGTTATAAGTAGGCAGAGGATTTTTGCTACACCAATACCCGTTTGGTATTGTCCAAAGTGTGGAAATGTAGTTGTTGCTAAAGAAGAAGATTTACCAATAGACCCAACTAAAACAGGTTATGTTTGTGATAAATGTGGAAACACTGACTTAATCCCAGAAACAGATGTTTTAGATACATGGATGGACTCTTCAATAACACCAATGGTTATAACAAAGTGGTTAGATGACGATAAGTTCTTTGAAAAACACTATCCAGTCCAATTAAGACCACAAGGGCATGATATAATTAGGACATGGGCTTTCTATACTATAGTTAAGTCAATAGCCTTAACTGGCAAAAAGCCATGGAATGAAATTGTTATAAACGGAATGGTGTTTGGAGAAGATGGGCATAAGATGAGTAAAAGTAGAGGAAACGTTGTAGAGCCAGATGAGATTATAGCTAAGTATGGAGCTGATGCTTTAAGATTATGGGCAAGTAATAGCGTTGTTGGAGATGATGTTCAATTCCTATGGAAAGAGGTTGATTATGGATATAGATTCTTAAGAAAGTTTTGGAATGCTTGTAGATTTGCTAAGATGCATATAAGTGATGATATTATTGAAGAATTAAAGAAACCAATGGAAATTAGCAACCCAATTGATTTATGGATTTTGAGTAAGTTGCAGAAATTAATTGAGAGAGTTGATAGAGATTTAGAGAATTATAGGTTTAACACAATAGTAGAAATTTACAAATTTGTCTGGCATGAGTTCTGTGACAATTACATAGAGATGGTTAAATACAGATTGTATGGAAACGATGAGGAGGCAAAGAAAGAAGCAAGATGGACATTATACTATGTAATTGACAAATTGGTTAGATTACTCTGTCCATTTGCCCCACACTTCTCTGATTATATGGCAGAAATTTATAAAATAGAGAATCTTCACTTCTCATTCCCAGAAGTTGATAACAAGTTTATAAATGAAGAAGCTGAGAGATTTGGAGAGATAGCTAAAAATACAGTTATTTCAATTAGAAGATTTAAGGCAAATTCAGGGATGGCTTTAAATGCTCCATTAAAATACGTTGAGATTTATACAGAAGATGAGGAGACATACAATGCGTTAGTTAAAACAGCTGAGGACATTAAAGGAACATTAAAGATTGAAGAACTCAAAATAATTAAAGGCAAACCAACCCTTGAATCAAAGATTGTTGAAATAATCCCTGATAAATCAAAGATAGGGCCAGAGTTTAAAAAGAATGCCAAGTATGTTATGGATTTAATTAAGAATGCTGATGAAAAAACCCTTGAAAAGATAATTAATGAAGGTTTAGAAACAGAATATGGAGTTATTAGGAAAGAACACATTAAAGATGTCAAAAGAGCTTTATTCTGTGAAGGAGAGGAAGTAGATTCAGTAGACATTGAAGGAGTTTTAGCAATAGCAATAATTAGAAAATAA
- a CDS encoding ATP-binding protein codes for MKFYNREKELNYLKTYCQLEPNSILFVYGPKSSGKSTVMRRVIKELEDSNIVFFYYNLRKYATYSKEEFLRVFFEKSDKKYLLNKLELNLGVCKFGIEENFDFKNLCLNDVFAKINESINAVIEDGKKPVLIIDELQKLKNIYFNGNKSLLNELFNLFVSLTKMEHLCHVICLTSDTLFIDEIYRNSTLKNASKYYLIDWLRKGSIRNILKEEGFSEEEINYCLKYLSLPYEIVDLIENKKLGLSVEQTIKQWINVEADGLKYLLKSNKDRKENLLKVLSKFDDKIKVSIDNFEDEIFDDVKFLIENEILFYDVINGIIKPTSIIEWYAIREVLK; via the coding sequence ATGAAATTCTATAATCGAGAAAAAGAACTTAACTATCTAAAAACCTATTGCCAATTAGAACCAAACTCTATTTTATTCGTTTATGGTCCAAAATCATCCGGTAAATCTACTGTAATGAGGAGAGTTATAAAAGAGTTGGAAGATAGCAATATAGTGTTTTTCTATTACAACCTAAGAAAATATGCTACCTATAGCAAAGAAGAATTTTTAAGAGTATTTTTTGAAAAATCTGATAAAAAATATCTACTAAATAAATTAGAACTTAACTTAGGAGTTTGTAAGTTTGGGATTGAAGAAAACTTTGATTTTAAAAATTTATGTTTGAATGATGTATTTGCTAAGATAAACGAGAGCATAAATGCTGTCATTGAGGACGGAAAGAAGCCCGTCTTAATTATAGATGAGCTACAGAAATTGAAAAACATTTATTTTAACGGGAACAAATCATTATTAAATGAGTTATTTAATTTATTCGTATCCTTAACAAAAATGGAACATCTATGCCATGTTATCTGTCTAACTTCTGATACATTGTTTATTGATGAAATCTATAGGAATTCAACTTTAAAAAATGCATCTAAGTATTACCTAATTGATTGGTTAAGGAAAGGGAGCATAAGAAATATCTTAAAAGAAGAGGGCTTTAGTGAGGAAGAGATTAATTATTGTTTAAAATATCTATCATTACCTTATGAAATAGTTGATTTAATTGAAAACAAAAAGTTGGGATTATCAGTTGAACAAACCATAAAACAATGGATAAATGTTGAGGCAGATGGATTGAAGTATTTATTAAAGTCAAATAAAGATAGAAAGGAAAATTTACTAAAAGTTTTAAGTAAATTTGATGATAAGATAAAGGTAAGTATTGATAATTTTGAAGATGAGATTTTTGATGATGTCAAATTTTTAATTGAAAATGAAATATTGTTTTATGATGTTATAAATGGGATAATAAAGCCAACTTCGATCATTGAATGGTATGCTATTAGAGAGGTCTTAAAATAA
- a CDS encoding helix-turn-helix domain-containing protein, whose product MRIEDEIKNIIEKKDYDFWEFLKKAYENNIKLDIGHFILLNILIGINDLYNKLSEKFGEEEARKILERNKIFAKNSDFISGEFLKDYIDRKSRVAVHNRIKDLKTLGFKIESKSGPFGGYKIVGYPEWFKK is encoded by the coding sequence ATGAGGATAGAGGATGAGATAAAAAATATAATAGAAAAAAAAGATTATGACTTCTGGGAATTTTTAAAAAAGGCCTATGAGAATAATATAAAGCTTGACATTGGGCATTTTATCCTTTTAAATATTCTTATTGGAATTAATGATTTGTACAATAAATTATCAGAGAAGTTTGGAGAAGAAGAGGCGAGGAAAATATTGGAGAGAAATAAAATATTTGCCAAAAACTCTGATTTTATATCTGGAGAGTTTTTAAAAGATTATATTGATAGAAAAAGTAGAGTAGCAGTGCATAACAGAATAAAGGATTTAAAAACTCTTGGCTTTAAAATAGAGAGTAAGTCAGGGCCTTTTGGTGGGTATAAAATAGTTGGCTATCCAGAATGGTTTAAGAAATAG
- a CDS encoding CBS domain-containing protein has protein sequence MKVRDLMDKNFAKIYLDETVEDAINLLKKKKRFSAPIVDKEDKLVGWITTLELLGVSEKDFKKQITEFMRPAEEVITVYEDDEARDVVLKFVKYKVVSIPVLTKDGRVVGMVRNCDIVKTLAKLYEIPVYKIFKELHNHIGDISWEELMEAAAVVTKRMTGEDITPREYEERIKKTTFGKAIWACGGLEKFFVGLIEIGMVALARRLAKIRGTK, from the coding sequence ATGAAAGTTAGAGACCTAATGGACAAAAATTTTGCTAAAATATATTTAGATGAGACTGTTGAAGATGCAATAAATTTATTAAAAAAGAAAAAGAGATTTTCAGCACCAATTGTTGATAAAGAAGATAAATTAGTTGGTTGGATAACTACCTTGGAGTTGTTGGGGGTTTCAGAAAAAGATTTCAAAAAGCAAATAACAGAGTTCATGAGACCTGCTGAAGAAGTTATTACTGTATATGAAGATGATGAAGCAAGAGATGTAGTTTTAAAATTCGTTAAATATAAGGTTGTTAGCATCCCAGTTTTAACAAAAGATGGTAGAGTTGTGGGGATGGTTAGAAACTGTGATATTGTTAAAACATTAGCTAAGCTATATGAAATTCCAGTATATAAAATATTTAAGGAGTTGCACAACCATATTGGGGATATAAGCTGGGAAGAGTTGATGGAAGCAGCTGCGGTTGTGACAAAGAGAATGACTGGAGAAGATATAACGCCACGAGAGTATGAAGAGAGGATTAAAAAGACAACCTTTGGAAAGGCAATATGGGCTTGTGGAGGTTTGGAAAAGTTTTTTGTAGGGCTTATTGAGATAGGAATGGTTGCATTAGCAAGAAGATTGGCAAAGATAAGGGGGACTAAATGA
- the hacA gene encoding homoaconitase large subunit — MTLVEKILSKKVGYEVCAGDSIEVKVDLAMTHDGTTPLAYKALKEMSDSVWDNEKIVVAFDHNVPANTVKAAEMQKLALEFVRRFNIKNFHKGGEGICHQILAENYVLPNMFVAGGDSHTCTHGAFGAFATGFGATDMAYIYATGETWIKVPKTIRVDIIGKNENVSAKDIVLRVCKEIGRRGATYMAIEYGGEVVKNMDMDGRLTLCNMAIEMGGKTGVIEADEITYNYLKKERGLSDSEIAKLKKERITVNREEESYYKEIEIDITDMEEQIAVPHHPDNVKPVSEVEGTEINQVFIGSCTNGRLSDLREAAKYLKGREVHKDVKLIIIPASKKVFMQALKEGLIDIFVKAGAMICTPGCGPCLGAHQGVLAEGEVCLSTTNRNFKGRMGHINSYIYLASPKVAAISAVKGYITNKLD; from the coding sequence GTGACATTGGTGGAGAAGATATTATCAAAAAAAGTTGGTTATGAGGTTTGTGCAGGAGATAGCATAGAGGTTAAAGTTGATTTGGCAATGACTCATGACGGAACAACACCTTTAGCTTACAAAGCTTTAAAAGAAATGAGTGATAGCGTTTGGGATAATGAGAAGATTGTTGTTGCCTTCGACCATAATGTTCCAGCAAACACAGTTAAAGCTGCTGAAATGCAAAAATTGGCTTTAGAGTTTGTTAGAAGGTTTAATATTAAAAATTTCCATAAAGGTGGAGAAGGAATTTGTCACCAAATTTTAGCTGAGAATTATGTTTTACCAAATATGTTTGTAGCTGGTGGAGACAGCCATACATGCACTCACGGAGCTTTTGGCGCTTTTGCCACTGGCTTTGGAGCTACTGATATGGCTTATATCTATGCTACAGGAGAAACATGGATTAAAGTGCCAAAAACAATTAGGGTTGATATTATTGGAAAAAATGAAAATGTATCTGCTAAAGATATTGTTTTAAGGGTTTGTAAGGAAATTGGGAGAAGAGGAGCAACCTATATGGCTATTGAATATGGTGGAGAGGTTGTTAAAAACATGGATATGGATGGAAGATTGACATTATGTAATATGGCAATAGAGATGGGAGGTAAGACAGGAGTTATAGAGGCTGATGAAATAACTTACAACTATTTAAAGAAAGAGAGGGGGCTTTCTGATAGTGAGATAGCTAAATTAAAAAAAGAGAGGATAACAGTAAATAGAGAGGAAGAGAGTTATTATAAAGAAATTGAGATTGATATAACAGATATGGAAGAGCAAATAGCAGTTCCTCATCACCCAGATAATGTAAAGCCAGTTAGTGAGGTTGAAGGAACTGAAATAAATCAAGTTTTTATAGGCAGTTGCACAAATGGAAGGTTGAGTGATTTAAGAGAAGCAGCTAAATACTTAAAGGGCAGAGAAGTTCATAAAGACGTCAAATTAATTATTATTCCTGCATCAAAAAAGGTTTTTATGCAGGCTTTAAAAGAAGGGCTGATTGATATATTTGTTAAAGCTGGAGCGATGATTTGCACTCCTGGCTGTGGGCCTTGCTTGGGGGCTCATCAAGGGGTTTTAGCTGAAGGAGAGGTTTGTTTATCCACAACAAATAGAAACTTTAAAGGAAGGATGGGGCATATAAACAGCTATATTTATTTAGCATCCCCAAAAGTTGCTGCAATAAGTGCAGTTAAAGGATACATAACTAATAAATTAGATTAA
- the dacZ gene encoding diadenylate cyclase, protein MVAKYIIKHGLELAYDIKAEAFMIFTETGKSYELLKSLLKKDNNSKILKIFDKMIHKDIKIIVATPNKTTYKKITYESEENIYPVFIKHREDNRCMIISSGIVHALKMKILKENHRIVAVVGEPKIPGKLDTIMVVNVKDHVKALTLYKLFETLDEKQKKTLKEVLKLAMEIGREGREGEYVGTIFVIGDTLNVMNMSKPLILNPFAGHNASIFDENVKGTIKELSSIDGAFIITDEGKVVSAGRFLETKGDVDIPKGLGARHVAAASITKNTNAIAVTVSQSGGVVRVFKDGKIVFETDPRANIIFFD, encoded by the coding sequence ATGGTTGCCAAGTATATAATAAAGCATGGATTGGAATTAGCTTATGATATTAAGGCAGAAGCATTTATGATATTTACTGAAACTGGAAAATCTTATGAATTGTTAAAATCCTTATTAAAAAAAGATAACAACTCAAAGATATTGAAGATATTTGATAAGATGATACATAAAGATATAAAAATAATTGTTGCCACACCAAATAAGACAACTTATAAAAAAATTACTTATGAGAGTGAAGAAAATATCTATCCTGTGTTTATTAAGCATAGGGAAGACAATAGATGTATGATAATAAGTAGCGGCATTGTTCATGCCCTTAAAATGAAGATATTAAAAGAAAATCATAGAATTGTTGCAGTGGTTGGGGAACCAAAAATTCCTGGAAAGTTAGATACAATAATGGTTGTTAATGTAAAAGATCATGTAAAGGCATTAACTTTATATAAGCTCTTTGAGACATTGGATGAAAAACAGAAAAAAACTTTAAAGGAAGTTTTAAAATTAGCTATGGAAATTGGAAGAGAAGGAAGGGAAGGAGAATATGTTGGGACAATATTTGTTATTGGGGATACATTAAATGTTATGAACATGTCAAAACCTTTAATATTAAACCCATTTGCTGGACACAATGCAAGTATATTTGATGAAAATGTAAAAGGAACTATAAAAGAGCTATCTTCTATTGATGGAGCATTTATAATTACTGATGAAGGAAAAGTTGTTTCAGCAGGGAGATTTTTAGAGACAAAAGGAGATGTCGATATACCAAAAGGTTTAGGGGCAAGACATGTAGCTGCTGCAAGTATAACAAAAAATACAAATGCTATAGCTGTAACCGTCTCTCAGAGTGGAGGAGTAGTTAGAGTATTTAAAGATGGGAAGATTGTTTTTGAGACTGACCCAAGGGCAAATATAATATTCTTTGATTAG
- the cofF gene encoding coenzyme gamma-F420-2:alpha-L-glutamate ligase has translation MVKITILSPEGKSCSVWSLKNEIEKLGAKCDIFLLSHPETLMSYDFKLETDLIHSRCGIGDYFDRLTLYSWQFINALEVEGCKFINPIKTLYLTSDKFKCIKLLAKNKIKTPKTALIRDYEDAVKFIEKYNLKFPVVIKNSFSKCGLKVFMAKNYDELRELTKNAIWEGKIIQEFIDFKENGLYKDMRILVVDGEVVGGYRRVSKDFRTNLYLGNSVEKLNIDEELEELALKCADLSEAVILGVDILPTKDSYYVIELNSSPGTKGFRNIGINADKKIAEALVRYAKR, from the coding sequence ATGGTAAAGATAACAATACTATCCCCAGAAGGAAAAAGTTGCAGTGTATGGAGCTTAAAAAATGAGATTGAAAAATTAGGAGCTAAATGCGATATATTTTTATTATCACACCCAGAAACTTTAATGAGTTATGATTTTAAATTAGAAACTGACTTAATTCACTCAAGATGTGGAATAGGAGATTATTTTGATAGATTAACACTCTACTCTTGGCAGTTCATAAATGCATTGGAAGTTGAGGGGTGTAAATTTATAAACCCAATTAAAACTCTCTACCTTACATCAGATAAATTCAAATGTATAAAATTACTTGCAAAAAATAAAATAAAGACACCAAAAACAGCATTAATTAGGGATTACGAGGATGCAGTTAAATTTATTGAAAAATATAATTTAAAATTTCCAGTAGTTATAAAAAATTCCTTCTCAAAATGTGGTTTAAAGGTATTTATGGCAAAAAATTACGATGAGCTAAGAGAACTTACAAAAAATGCAATATGGGAAGGGAAGATTATACAGGAGTTTATTGATTTTAAAGAAAATGGCTTATATAAGGATATGAGAATATTAGTTGTTGATGGAGAGGTTGTAGGTGGATATAGGAGAGTTAGTAAAGATTTTAGAACAAACCTTTATTTAGGAAATTCTGTTGAAAAATTAAATATAGATGAAGAACTTGAAGAGTTAGCTTTAAAATGTGCTGATTTATCTGAAGCAGTAATTTTGGGAGTAGATATATTACCAACAAAAGACAGTTATTATGTTATAGAGCTCAACTCATCCCCAGGAACTAAGGGCTTTAGAAATATAGGGATAAATGCAGACAAAAAAATAGCTGAGGCATTAGTTAGATATGCGAAACGATAA
- the hisS gene encoding histidine--tRNA ligase, with protein MFQKPRGTRDFLPEEMKKRRFIENKLREVFERYGYREILTPTFESFELIAKKTGEEIRKQLYVFKDHGGREMALRPEMTSPVVRFYLNELKNLQKPLRLYYFANCFRYERPQAGRFREFWQMGCELIGCESPLADAEVLNLAMDGLINIGLDFDVHIGHLGVLKGVLEKFNVSEEEEVKIRRLIDKEDYESLETYLIQILGEEKKELIFDILKFKGGKEILDELKEILKEFPKSIEAINNLEEILEFVIHDKYTINLGIARGLDYYTGMVFEIYGKKGAKQICGGGRYDNLIETFGGEPTPAVGFAYGFDRIMMNIEDLDIEEESILIIPVKKDKELIKKSLIIADKLRKAGKIVELEIMGRKLRKALDYANSRGFKKVIIVGEKELSEGNVTLKDMITGEQKLISIDELTNP; from the coding sequence ATGTTCCAAAAACCAAGAGGAACAAGGGATTTTTTACCAGAAGAAATGAAAAAAAGAAGATTTATTGAAAATAAGTTGAGAGAAGTATTTGAGAGGTATGGATATAGAGAGATATTAACACCAACATTTGAAAGTTTTGAGTTAATAGCTAAAAAAACAGGAGAAGAGATTAGAAAGCAGTTGTATGTATTTAAAGACCATGGTGGAAGAGAAATGGCTTTAAGGCCAGAGATGACATCCCCAGTTGTTAGATTCTATTTAAATGAATTGAAGAATTTACAGAAGCCGTTGAGGTTGTATTATTTCGCTAATTGTTTTAGATATGAGAGACCCCAGGCAGGGAGGTTTAGAGAGTTTTGGCAGATGGGCTGTGAGTTAATAGGTTGTGAAAGCCCATTGGCAGATGCTGAGGTTTTGAATTTAGCGATGGATGGATTGATAAATATTGGTTTAGATTTTGATGTTCATATAGGGCATTTGGGAGTTTTAAAAGGTGTTTTAGAGAAATTTAATGTTAGTGAGGAAGAGGAGGTTAAAATAAGAAGATTGATTGATAAAGAAGATTATGAAAGCTTAGAAACCTACTTAATTCAAATCTTAGGGGAAGAAAAGAAGGAGCTAATATTTGATATATTAAAATTTAAAGGAGGAAAAGAGATTTTAGATGAACTAAAAGAGATACTAAAAGAATTTCCAAAATCTATAGAGGCAATAAATAACTTAGAAGAGATTTTAGAATTTGTTATTCATGATAAATACACAATAAACCTTGGAATTGCGAGAGGTTTAGATTACTACACAGGAATGGTATTTGAGATATATGGAAAGAAAGGAGCTAAGCAAATATGTGGTGGAGGAAGATATGATAATTTAATAGAGACATTTGGAGGAGAACCAACACCAGCTGTTGGTTTTGCCTATGGATTTGATAGAATTATGATGAATATTGAAGATTTGGATATTGAAGAAGAGAGCATTTTAATAATCCCAGTAAAAAAAGATAAGGAATTAATTAAAAAATCATTAATTATAGCTGATAAGTTAAGAAAGGCAGGAAAAATAGTGGAACTTGAAATTATGGGAAGAAAGTTAAGAAAAGCATTGGATTATGCAAACTCAAGGGGCTTTAAAAAAGTGATTATTGTAGGAGAAAAAGAGCTAAGTGAAGGAAATGTAACTTTAAAGGACATGATTACAGGAGAGCAGAAATTAATCAGCATAGATGAATTAACAAATCCCTAA